The genomic window AGCTCAAGTATTAGGTAAACAGCGATTGCGCTGTGGTACTTCTGTAGGTGCTCATTATCGTGAAAGCATAAGATCCAGAAGCAAGGCTGAATTCGTAGCCAAAATCGATGGAGCCCTACAAGAGCTTGAAGAATCGATGTATTGGCTTGAATTGCTGGGTGAATCAGGCATTATCAAAGCCGAAAGACTAGTCGAATTATTAAAAGAAGCAAAAGAACTCACAGCTATTCTTATTACAGTTTCAAAGAATACCAAAGCTCAAATGGCTAATAAATAAATCCAATAAGATAACCCTAACGAGGAACTTAATTGATAAAATTGTTTGTCTGGGACTTTCATGGGGTATTGGAAAAAGGAAACGACAGTAAATACTGCCTCGGAGCGACAATAATAACAGCATAGTTTTGCAGCTATCTCTAAGCAGCATTGGGGACTTTACCTCCAAGCAAATAATGCCCTCGCGTAGATTGTTGCTACATTTTGCTTCTTGTTGTATCCTCTTCCCAAATTCTACACCATTCCTGTCTTCTACATATGGACGGCATGGTCGATCTAATTGATGATCATTCGACTGATACAATAAATATCCAACAGCTACTCGAGATTAATGATAACGGAACGATTTTAGGGTTTGCAAAACTTTGGGATGAATACCACTTTGTCCTATTTAAAGTTCGCTAAAGATCTTCAAGAATTTACGGCCTGCTTGTTAAAGCTTAAGAAAGACTAAAAAGCAAAAAACTTTAACGAATTAATAATCCCGTTAACTTTTAGATTTTGCAGCAATATTACCCTTGCTACTTCTTAAGGCAGATGTAGAATGTCTTGTTCTTTTGATTGGTCCACGTTTGTTTTCTTTAACTTCCTTTCCTATTTCATAGAGGACATCTGGACAAAAATCAGCTCCATTAGGCCAAGCAATTGTGCTTCCATCTATTTTTACTTGTTGAAAATATTCAATATTTACTAAAGGTTCGAACATCAGTCCCCAAAGTTCATCTTTTAAATCGACAATCTTAACGTCTTTGTTTCTGAAAGTTAATTTCAGTTTGTAGTCTTTTATATATTCTACTTTTTTTACAGCATGTAACATTGTTACCTCAATGGTTCGATTTTTTCGAATCCAGCACCTTGTGACAGGTTTTCCCAGTTTCTCATTAATTCTTTGCTTCGAAGCACCATCCAAGCTTTTACTAGAATTAGTTTTTTTGCTGGTATATTTCCTTCAATTACATTCAATTTTTGAATGTCTAAGACGGCCTCATGGTTTCCACAAAACACATGAATGTGTGGAGGATTGTGTTCTCTTGCGTACATAAATAAAAACCTGCTAATCTCTGGCACAATTCCTCTTTATCGTAATACCCATAAATACGTTTGAATTTGCAAAACATGCTCAGCTTGGCTCCAGCTTTTTATCACTTACGCAATCTTTACGTACTTGAGTGCGCAAGTCAGAGCGATCTAGCTCAATTGCATTCATAACGAAACGCTTTTCTTATCAAATATCAATGATTTTCTATGTGACAGATATCTCGCGTGTTCCAATATGATAGCAATTGTTTTCCTTGGCGTGTTTGGGGTGATGACCATCGGGTTATCCCGTCATCCTCTATTTTGGGGACTTGGTTTAAGCATATTTATGGGGATTATCCCATTTATTAATGCAACCAATCGAAGCATCTGGCAGAGTAGAGTTCCTGTCGAAATTCAAGGGCGTTTCTTTGCTGTCAGACGAGCTCTTTCGAAATCATCGGTACCAATCGCACAAGTCATTGCTGGAATTTTAGTTGACTATCTCATTGAGCCAAGCTTTTCATCACCTGTAGGTGTGAGCTACAATATCGCCTTTTTTAGTTTTGGAGCATTATTAACTGTCATTGGACTGTACGGGATTTTTTCAAACCAGGTCAGGAAGCTTCAGTATCTTTAGCAATCTTGCAATCCATGTAGCTTCCCATTAAAGCAAACCCCATTTTTTTATAAATGGTGTTTGCTGTATGGTTCTCTTGATCTGCAAAAATAAAGCATTTGCTATATCCATGTTCCAAAAGATGATTCGCTAATTCTGCTACGCAGGAAGAGGCATAACCCTTTCCACGGTAATCTTGGGGCGTGAAAACAAGATTAATCCGAATACCTGTAAAGGTGGGCCCTGCGCATGCTGCCATCGATAGAATAATCTTGTTGTTTTCCCACAAATACAAACGCTCCTTCCCAATCAGAGTTTTTAAGAGTCCATTTGGATCTACGGGGTCGAGTTTTGCTTCGGTAATATATTTCTCAACCCATGACTGAAGGTATGTGGTATCAGATAATTCTGCCTTTCTAAGCTGTCCAGGAGTTTGATTCTGCAAAACCTTTTTATCTAGCTGGTAAACATTTTGCATCATGCTCTTACAATTACCAAGACGACTTAGTCTAATGAATGTATCAACAGAATAAGCCGCTCCCCTTATTCTGTAGATGTCTTGAGGTTGTTTTGAAAAATGATCTGCTAATAAATGAAGAGCCTTTTCGCTACCTTCAGTCAACATCAACACTTTATCATGTGTCAGCATCCAAGCAATTTCAAGTTTAGATCCTTGACAGCATGTTCCCAGACTCAGTATTGCAGCTTCATTAGCCTGTAATAGCGTCCCGATCAAAATGCTATTGAGTGCTTCGCTATTCAGTAGAAAAGGTTCCAAGTTTTTCTTAAATGGCTCTATCTCAGAGAATGTCACTAATTCCATGTTATCCATAAAAGATGGCCATGTTGTAGCTTGGCATTTTTTGTATAAAGGATAATTTTCAATCATTTATATATTTATATTTTAGTGTTTTAAATCCAGTAATCTCTATTAAGTATTTTGCATAAACTTATCATACTGCTGAAGTATAGGAATAATCATAAGATCTTCAAAATCGAAAATTACTGGTCAACCGAAAAATACAAATCAATGATTGTGGGTCACGGTAGGAATGTCGGTTACCCGACATTCCCCGCACAGATCCGTACGTGCAATATTAATGCATACGGCTCTTCCTTCAGATAATAACACCAATTCGTTCATTCGGATATTTATGACATATTTGTGGTAATGGTACTTTTTCTATCTTCATAGACGACCCTATTAATATCCCATACTATCACTTACGCATTTTTACGCACTTGACTGCAAAACTAATTGATTGTATTAAACCTATGTATTCTAGTTTAAGCCTGTGCGTGGAAAGGAACCCTACTGTACACGTCTCCGCTAGTTCGAGTCCAGCCGCCCCCATTTAAGGGGGTCCTGCCCCCTTAAAAATCCTCCGTCATAGGGCCAGAGGCCCTCTGGACTCCTAATATAATTTTTATTTCAAGATCTAAAAAATGTCCGAATGTCAGGCCTGACCCCTTCACGTACGGAGCTAACACATGGCACCCTGCCGGGGTTTGATTTATCCATGTTACATAAAAAAGTCCATCAAATGCCTATTTTCCAAGAAGCTTTGTAAAAAAATGAGATATTTTA from Parachlamydiales bacterium includes these protein-coding regions:
- a CDS encoding DUF2442 domain-containing protein yields the protein MLHAVKKVEYIKDYKLKLTFRNKDVKIVDLKDELWGLMFEPLVNIEYFQQVKIDGSTIAWPNGADFCPDVLYEIGKEVKENKRGPIKRTRHSTSALRSSKGNIAAKSKS
- a CDS encoding DUF4160 domain-containing protein, whose amino-acid sequence is MYAREHNPPHIHVFCGNHEAVLDIQKLNVIEGNIPAKKLILVKAWMVLRSKELMRNWENLSQGAGFEKIEPLR
- a CDS encoding GNAT family N-acetyltransferase — protein: MELVTFSEIEPFKKNLEPFLLNSEALNSILIGTLLQANEAAILSLGTCCQGSKLEIAWMLTHDKVLMLTEGSEKALHLLADHFSKQPQDIYRIRGAAYSVDTFIRLSRLGNCKSMMQNVYQLDKKVLQNQTPGQLRKAELSDTTYLQSWVEKYITEAKLDPVDPNGLLKTLIGKERLYLWENNKIILSMAACAGPTFTGIRINLVFTPQDYRGKGYASSCVAELANHLLEHGYSKCFIFADQENHTANTIYKKMGFALMGSYMDCKIAKDTEAS
- a CDS encoding four helix bundle protein, whose translation is AQVLGKQRLRCGTSVGAHYRESIRSRSKAEFVAKIDGALQELEESMYWLELLGESGIIKAERLVELLKEAKELTAILITVSKNTKAQMANK